The nucleotide sequence AATATTCAAACACCTCCTAAGAAGTCGAAATAAGTAAGAAATAGCACTGTTTGACTCCTTGCAACATTTAAAATTCATAGGACTTGAAATGGATCAAATCAGACTTGTCTAGGTCTATTAGTGAGTTTGGTCAAAATCTACTGATAAATCTAGACATGtttgattggacccatttcaagtCCCATGGATTTCTAGGATTAGAAAAGAGTCAAACGATGTTATCCATTGCTTATTTCTACTTCTGGGAAAATGTTGAATATTAATGGAACAATCGGTTAAAAAATCTcaatgtgggcttgatatgaatTATATCAGACTCATGTTGGGCACGATATGAAATTATATTAGGCCCAAcatgggcttgatatgattcatatcaagcccacgttgggatTTTTTTAGCCGTTTGTTCTATTAATATTCAAACACCTTCCGAGAAGCAGAAGTAAGTAATGGAGAGCACCATTGACTCTTTGCAATCTCAGAAATCCATAGATTTGAAATGAGTTAAATCGGacctgtctaggtccatcagtggatttttgattaaaatctactgatggacctagacaggtCCGATTTGACCCATTTTAGGTCATGTAGATTTTTGAGGCTGCAAGGAGTCAAACAGTGTTATCCATTGCTTATTTTGGCTTGTTAAAAGGTGTTCAAATGTTAATGAAACAATTAGTTAAAAGATACGTTGGgattgatatgaaatcatatcaggcccaatatcaGCGTCACGTTGGGATTTTACCTCTTCTTTATGAATACACTTTTTTAGGGTGGATTTTCATATATAGACATTGAGTTATGTTTTTCTATTTGTAGATCGAGAAGTGTGGTTAGATGAAAAAGTACTAATTTTTGGTGATTTGTCTGATTGTTGACTAAACATTTCTTCAAGATAAAGTCGTAGAACAAACTAAACTTACAAACACATGTTGCGGAGAAACATCTACATCTAGTTTATCCATGTTGCCATGCTATTAGCTTGATGTTacagtgaattttttttttcattttaaaaaacaaagagaaaaaaatagaggCGTGATGTGGATGTATCTCATGTTCACTTCTAAAAACACCACCATACAAATTATGCACAGATTttatgaccaattttcttcctagAAAGACAAAAGGGGAAAGGATCTACGTTGTATACTTGTATATCTGTTGTTAAATACATTAAGTGGAATCTtcattgtaggaccgttgggccggctaggagggggttgttggatatcctgctaacacaaaagaaaaacaaaccctcctcgaactctttaagctaacacttgcataaataaactaagcggtaaattaaaagcataaagaaaaagcgaggcaaaagtatttacttggttacaaccgatgtggttgttaatccaaggaagattaagctcaataaaactccttcaggcggagaagcctcttacaatgttgaagcgcagaaaataaaagcttagactaaaagagagcatgcaagcactggatttacaatcagtgagttcattctgaagcttctggaccaaggctatatttatagccttggtcggggcgcctggaagggttccgggcgccctggggggataaaacttatcccccaacgttcagatcgagtcaaaactcgatctggtcaactttactactccgggcgccccggagcccaaagtcaacagttgttgacttttttgtccgggacttcttctctggttcagtcccgcctcggtccggttcttctcctccggatccgctcgcttgggtgatctctgccatccggaaaagggctcacccgaacccaacttccgatcttctcgagcagccttccgctccggcttctcgtccctcggaatcgctgcgtgtttccttctcgtccaccagcgtactcatccgcagtcttcgtccctcggtcgcaccgcgtgccgaccttctcgctagctgcgtctcttgctccccgagcaatcttccgctccggctttcgtccctcggaaccaccgcacgcttccttctcgtccaccggggtactctttcgcagcgcctcgtccctcagacgtaccgcgtgccatccttctcgctagctgcgtcttccgctcgagtacctgtgctcctaagctcatgcacacttagacacaaggttagaaacaacgcaggacctaacttaacttgttgatcacaccaaaataaccttggggttccaacaatctccccctttttggtgtgatcaacccaagttaagctagggtcaaaactagacataaaattaaaacaagttattgcaataatgtgcaacaagatagaaaaaattaaatttcaaaaaaaatttaaatttttaattttctacctccccctagacttatactttcccttctccccctttgatcacaataaaaatggggtttcaagaaaaacaaactaagggtttgacacttagaaaaattatagaaatctatttcaatgtttttcggagaaaaaatatttccaagttaaaggaaaaaaatttctgagtcaaagaatgacttttgaaaaatttctaagttttcaccaaaaataaatctttctaagcccaaaaatttatgcaaaaaaaattaagaaaattgatagcaaaaaaaatttctatgcatttatttatttattttatactgatacttatatcagcaagttttaaatttccattttaattttccataacttctcaaattacactttttcaaatttaaagccacagatattaaacatgcaataatttgtatcatgttaatttctattattttttgaatttcaacttcacaaaaatattcaaatagcatagattctaacttgataaaatttttcgacaatataaaaaattctttcggcaatgtgcaaaattcgatcgaaagaatattttgtaatttgcaagaattttttaacaacaaaaattctaatttacaagaatctattaacaatagatttcttaatTCAAAACACCTTTCcggtgactcaatttctaaatcgcaaaattctttcgagagagtgatttgtaattcaaaaaattcttctaatttgcataattcttttgtcaaaatatttttaaatttgcaaatttcttttgataatatttctaatttgcaagacaaatttgacaattgattttctaattcaaaaactttttcggtaattcaatttttaaatcacaaaaatcttcagacaatttttctattgaattaaccggttcttcagaaggtagagaccataccttacttacctcgttggccattggttctccccctgttgaattaatttcttccaaagattctcccccttcatcgatctcgtgATGTACTTCAGCTGTTGgggttgtctcggtaatttcttctgtctcggattcttctgatgacggctcgatgtctattgaggggacgacttcaatcggttcttcgtagagttttaagaacttttcccaaagttcttttgcgctgttgtattcgtcaactctatcaaagtcttcgtttggtattgcggttaaaatgtgaaactctgcctgaccgtttgccattgactcgtcacgttgcttcttattccataggcgtagatcgagttcttctccattcgttgtctttggtgtttcataacctgttttcattattagagaaatatcaatatcagagttaagaaataccgtcatttgttgcttccatgaagcaagctccccctcgaatgctggtgggtagtcgctagctccggtcattattttgttgcttcagacggcggttagtccttctgaggcgtactcggctctgataccacttgtaggaccgttgggccggctaggagggggttgttggatatcctgctaacacaaaagaaaaacaaaccctcctcgaactctttaagctaacacttgcataaataaactaagcggtaaattaaaagcataaagaaaaagcgaggcaaaagtatttacttggttacaaccgatgtggttgttaatccaaggaagattaagctcaataaaactccttcaggcggagaagcctcttacaatgttgaagcgcagaaaataaaagcttagactaaaagagagcgtgcaagcactggatttacaatcagtgagttcattcTGAAGCTTcttgaccaaggctatatttatagtcttggtcggggcgcctggaagggttccgggcgccctgggggggataaaacttatcccccaatgttaagatcgagtcaaaactcgatctggtcaactttattgctccgggcgccccggaacccaaagtcaacagttattgactttttcgtctgggacttcttctctggttcagtcccgcctcggtccggttcttctcctccggattcgctcgcttgggtgatctctgccatccggaaaagggctcacccgaacccaacttccggtcttctcgagcagccttccgctccggcttctcgtccctcggaatcgctgcgtgtttccttttcgtccaccagcgtactcatccgcagtcttcgtctctcggtcgcaccgcgtgccgaccttctcgctagctgtgtctcttgctccccgagcaatcttccgctccggctttcgtccctcggaaccaccgcacgtttccttctcgtccaccggggtactctttagcagcgcctcgtccctcggacgcaccgcgtgccatccttctcgctagctgcgtcttccgctcgagtacctgtgctcctaagctcctgcacacttagacacaaggttagaaacaacgcaggacctaacttaatttgttgatcacgccaaaacaaccttggggttccaacattcaTTTAAGGCAAATTCTATAAATGCATTGAGAGTTAGCGATGTCTATTACTAGGTTGAATCAAAATTGgacttttatttatatattgatAGTTTCTACATATTATTGTGATTTTGTGATTATGATATAATTTCATATCAGACctatattgatatttttttaatcaatttttccATTAATATTTTAACACCTCCTGAGATatcgaaataaacaatggataatacCGTTTGACTCCTTGCAATCTCAAAAATCCACATGATCTTAAATTAGTCCAATTGGACATGTCTGAtccatcagtgaattttgaccgaaacccactgatggccctagaCTAGTCCGATTGGATCTATTTTTGGTCCTATAAATTTTTAAGGGTACAAGGAGTCCAACAATATTATTCATTGCTTATTTCAATTTCTTCCAAGGTGTTAAAATGCTATCAAATGAATCAATTAAATCCTAAATGTCATGGGTTTGATATGATTTTCATATCATACCCATATTATGTAAAAGAAAGAGGAAAGATAAAAGAGGAGAGTAGATGAACGAGAAAAGAGGTTACATTCTTAcaaagagaggaaaaagaagaaaaagaaaaataagagagaaaagaaaagagaaaaaccaAATTTGTCAAGAGGATAGAGAGAAAGAGTACTAGAAAAAGATACACTAtttgataaatatcaaaatagCATGCGCTTTttgatcaatttaaaaatataagtGCACCTTTTGGTAAATTATAGTTGTATCCATCCATCACTAAGTTTGAACAAATAAAGGGGACGACATGATTGATTCTAGGAGACATACATAGGACTGTAAAAATTCACCAAAAAAACACCAGTTCAAACTTTATCACTGTGTCATGACAAGGAGAGGATGGGCATCCCATATGCTGGCAGAAGAAAACCATTGTCGGTAGCTGCACGTCAGGCAGAAGAAATAATGCCATTGCCAAACTGGCGAAAACTGTCTACTAGTTTAATTCGAAGAAAATGCAGCTAACTAGTTTGAGTTCAAAGTAAATTGTGTAAGAGAGAAAGCTACTACTGAACCATAACATATATAGCAGAAGTTCTGAGGGAGGTCATGCCCACTGTACATTAGCAGAAGTTTAGCATAGTGGAACAAGTCGAATCAAAATTTTGCAGTTGAACTCCCAACGACGACAGGCTCAAGGTCCTTGAGAAGGCCAACAATTTGCTGCATCGATGGCCTCTTGGAGGGCAAGTCAGCCGTGCTCAGATAAGCAATTCTCAGAGCTTCCAACATTGGTGCATCAGCTCCTCCTGTTTCCCTTATTTTCGGATCAATCAATCTCGCCAGCTCATTTCTCCTCACCGATGCCCTTGCCCAACTGACCAGAGTGCCTTCCTTGTCCTCGCAGTACTCATCTCCAACTGGTTTCTTCCCTGTAAGAAGCTCAAATAGCACCACCCCAAATCCATAAACATCAGATTTGGCAGCTGCCGCTGCGGTTTCTTGCTCCGAGGATTCTGCCAAACCCGATAAGCCAAAGTCGGCTAGCCTTGGCTCCATAGCCGAGTCAAGATAAATGCTACTTGCCTTCACGTCTCCGTGAACGATCTGGGGAAAGCATCCATGATGGAGAAAAGCCAACGCCCTCGCGGCCCCTAAGGCCATTCTGTGCCTGCATCTCCAAGTAGGCATTCCTTCGGCGGTCCTGATGCTCTGCAAACCAGCGTTCTCTTGCTCCCATGGATCGCTGCTGGTCCAATCATGAAGCACGTTGTGTAGGTTTCCGTTCTCCATGTAATCATATATGGCAATCCTTTGCTCCCCGGCTAAGCAATAACCAGTAAGTGGCACTAAATTGGGATGCTTGATCTGGCCAAGCCTTTCGAGCTCTCGTGCAGCTTCCTGGTCCGTCACTGATGGCACGTGGACCAGAACCTTCATGGCGACGTGAATGCCTCCGGGGAGAAATCCTCCGTAGACTGGCCCGAACTTCCCTTCTGCCAATAAGGTTCCTCTGTCGAAATTCGATGTCGCACTCGAGAGGTCTGCGAAGGTGAAGTTCGACAATGGCTTGTCAAAGACTACTACGGGGACCGAGCTTGCGAGATTGACATCAGCAACCCACGTCGTCGAATCCGAGTGGGAACAGAAGGGACCAGAGAGATTCTGCTCCTCCTTGCACGACAGTTGCTTAATTGCCCACCGTCTCGTCCTTTTCCGGTAGCAAATTAGCAGGGAGATCAGCGCTACTAGCGAAAAGAACACAGAAAAAACTACGACCAATCCAAGCTTGAGATCCATGCGCGACTTTCCTTTGGCTGCAGCATCGTCCGGGTTCACTGCAATCGGGCAATCATTTTGCGACCCGATGAATGACAAATTCATCGATGCGAGCGAAAGATGTTGAGCACAGAAAGTGAGATTGTTGAAGGAAAAATTGAACTTTTCGATGCTGGATAGATTCTGTTGCAGCGACTCGGGGATTTCACCAGTGAGATTGTTCGACGAAAGGTCTATGACGCGCAGGTCCTTAGTCCTGATCTCAGGAATGGTACCGGTGATACGATTCTGTGAAAGATCCAGTACCTTCAAGTGAAGCAACTGAGAAATGCCGCAAGGAATATGGCCAGTGAGGTTGGTTTTCGACAGATTTAGATACTCTAGTGCTGAGGGCAATTGCATGTTGAAAAATTCTTGGCTAGAGAAGTTGTTAAATGCAAGATTGAGATGCTTCAATGATCGCGAATCTCCTAAACCAGGAAAGAAGTCACCAGTGAGTTCGTTCATTGACATGTCGAGATAGAGAAGAGAAGACCAGTTGGCGGCGGAGCTCGGGTTAGCCTCAGTGATGAGGCCGTGGAGGTGGTTGTTCCTCAGGTCGACAACCTGCAAAGGGTGCCGGAAGGCCCCGATATCCAAGTCGTGGAAGAGATTGCCGGAGAGATTGAGATAGGTGATGGCATGCCACCCGGAAAAATCGGGCGTCTTCCCCGTGAGGCGGTTCCCGGAGAGATCCAAGGCGGTGAGGTTCTTGAAGGCGGCGCCGAATCCATCGGGAACGTCCCCTCCCAATTGGTTGTTGGAGAGGTCGATTAAGAGCAGCGAGGCGCATCCAAAAATTGTGTCCGGGATGCTCATCTCTAAGAAGTTG is from Zingiber officinale cultivar Zhangliang chromosome 7B, Zo_v1.1, whole genome shotgun sequence and encodes:
- the LOC122006978 gene encoding probable LRR receptor-like serine/threonine-protein kinase At2g24230, whose protein sequence is MATRFLALYVSVSLLMSCPAAQVPNTDGFFVAEFFRKMGAAPAAYLAADQGNSSDVCSWPGVSCEGQPEKVTGLVASGLNLSGPIPQTTIAKLRQLRFLDLSRNNITALSSDFGELCSSLSRLDLSDNSIVGPLPADIGNFHRMESLHLAHNRFSGEIRRELGSLASLALLNLSGNFLEMSIPDTIFGCASLLLIDLSNNQLGGDVPDGFGAAFKNLTALDLSGNRLTGKTPDFSGWHAITYLNLSGNLFHDLDIGAFRHPLQVVDLRNNHLHGLITEANPSSAANWSSLLYLDMSMNELTGDFFPGLGDSRSLKHLNLAFNNFSSQEFFNMQLPSALEYLNLSKTNLTGHIPCGISQLLHLKVLDLSQNRITGTIPEIRTKDLRVIDLSSNNLTGEIPESLQQNLSSIEKFNFSFNNLTFCAQHLSLASMNLSFIGSQNDCPIAVNPDDAAAKGKSRMDLKLGLVVVFSVFFSLVALISLLICYRKRTRRWAIKQLSCKEEQNLSGPFCSHSDSTTWVADVNLASSVPVVVFDKPLSNFTFADLSSATSNFDRGTLLAEGKFGPVYGGFLPGGIHVAMKVLVHVPSVTDQEAARELERLGQIKHPNLVPLTGYCLAGEQRIAIYDYMENGNLHNVLHDWTSSDPWEQENAGLQSIRTAEGMPTWRCRHRMALGAARALAFLHHGCFPQIVHGDVKASSIYLDSAMEPRLADFGLSGLAESSEQETAAAAAKSDVYGFGVVLFELLTGKKPVGDEYCEDKEGTLVSWARASVRRNELARLIDPKIRETGGADAPMLEALRIAYLSTADLPSKRPSMQQIVGLLKDLEPVVVGSSTAKF